One stretch of Sporichthya brevicatena DNA includes these proteins:
- a CDS encoding molybdopterin biosynthesis protein, which produces MPPSSPFLSDVPAAEALAAWQAVCGAAGCPALTEAETVPVQHGVGRVTAEPVWARRSSPAFDSAAMDGIAVRAADTVAATETFPVLLAPESFVVVDTGDPLPEGYDAVVMREHVHRTADGSAELRAAVPPYQHVRSIGEDISATELLLPTGHRLRAVDVAAAAAAGVTELTVRRKPVVVVVPTGDEIRPIGSELGPGDILDTNSLMLAEQAKESGWEARTTPVVPDDPDRIIAALREAAAEADLVVLVAGSSAGRDDYTARVVEAAGTLAVHGVAVKPGHPVVLGAVEGGTPVLGAPGYPVSAALTFEIFAAPMLARLEGAAPRERPFVSARLARKLASTLGSDDWVRVRLGQVGGEIVATPLPRGAGVLTSLVRADGLLVVPAGVEGHHAGEQVRVNLLRGAEEIGRTIVAIGSHDLVLDIAASRLRQADPRITLASSNVGSLGGLVAIRDGLCHLAGSHLLDPETGEYTLPYLDRLLGDGPKVAVIRLVHRDQGLIVPPGNPLGLSGIADLARPGLRYVNRQRGAGTRVLLDQELARLGLDPSGVTGYGREEHTHLAVAAAVAGDRVDTGLGIRAAARAFGLDFVPVAQEPYDLVLRADAVDDPLLAPLWDLLADPGFRAEVEALGGYSCAETGLRIR; this is translated from the coding sequence GTGCCGCCGTCGAGCCCCTTCCTCTCCGACGTGCCGGCGGCCGAGGCGTTGGCCGCCTGGCAAGCCGTGTGCGGGGCCGCGGGGTGTCCCGCGCTGACCGAGGCGGAGACGGTCCCGGTGCAGCACGGCGTGGGCCGGGTGACGGCCGAGCCCGTCTGGGCGCGGCGCTCCTCGCCGGCGTTCGACTCCGCGGCGATGGACGGCATCGCGGTCCGGGCGGCGGACACCGTCGCGGCCACCGAGACCTTCCCGGTGCTGCTGGCTCCGGAGAGCTTCGTCGTCGTCGACACCGGCGACCCGTTGCCCGAGGGCTACGACGCCGTCGTCATGCGCGAGCACGTGCACCGGACCGCGGACGGGTCCGCCGAGCTGCGCGCGGCCGTGCCGCCGTACCAGCACGTGCGCTCGATCGGGGAGGACATCAGCGCGACCGAGCTGCTGCTCCCGACCGGCCACCGGTTGCGCGCGGTCGACGTCGCGGCCGCCGCGGCCGCGGGGGTCACGGAACTGACGGTGCGTCGGAAGCCGGTGGTCGTCGTCGTCCCGACCGGGGACGAGATCCGTCCGATCGGTTCCGAGCTCGGCCCGGGCGACATCCTCGACACGAACTCGCTCATGCTCGCGGAGCAGGCGAAGGAGTCCGGGTGGGAGGCCCGCACGACGCCGGTCGTCCCGGACGACCCGGACCGGATAATCGCGGCCCTACGGGAGGCGGCCGCGGAGGCCGACCTCGTCGTGCTCGTTGCCGGGTCGAGCGCCGGCCGGGACGACTACACGGCGCGGGTCGTCGAGGCGGCCGGGACGCTCGCGGTCCACGGTGTCGCGGTCAAGCCCGGGCACCCCGTCGTGCTCGGTGCCGTCGAGGGCGGCACCCCGGTGCTCGGGGCGCCCGGCTACCCGGTCTCGGCGGCGCTGACGTTCGAGATCTTCGCGGCGCCGATGCTCGCCCGCCTCGAGGGCGCCGCGCCCCGCGAGCGGCCGTTCGTCTCCGCCCGCCTCGCCCGCAAGCTCGCCTCGACCCTCGGCAGCGACGACTGGGTGCGCGTGCGCCTCGGCCAGGTCGGCGGGGAGATCGTCGCGACGCCGCTGCCCCGCGGCGCCGGTGTCCTGACGTCACTGGTCCGCGCGGACGGCCTGCTGGTCGTGCCGGCCGGGGTGGAGGGCCACCACGCGGGGGAGCAGGTGCGCGTCAACCTGCTCCGGGGGGCGGAGGAGATCGGGCGGACGATCGTCGCGATCGGCTCGCACGACCTCGTGCTCGACATCGCCGCGTCCCGGCTGCGGCAGGCCGATCCGCGGATCACGCTGGCGTCCTCGAACGTCGGCTCGCTCGGGGGTCTGGTCGCGATCCGCGACGGGCTCTGCCACCTCGCCGGCTCGCACCTGCTCGACCCGGAGACCGGCGAGTACACGCTGCCGTACCTCGACCGCCTTCTCGGCGACGGGCCGAAGGTCGCGGTCATCCGGCTCGTGCACCGCGACCAGGGCCTGATCGTGCCGCCGGGCAATCCGCTCGGCCTCTCGGGCATCGCCGACCTCGCCCGGCCCGGCCTGCGGTACGTGAACCGGCAGCGCGGCGCCGGCACCCGCGTCCTGCTCGACCAGGAACTCGCACGCCTCGGCCTCGACCCGAGTGGGGTCACCGGATACGGCCGCGAGGAACACACCCACCTCGCGGTGGCCGCCGCGGTCGCGGGGGACCGGGTCGACACCGGCCTCGGGATCCGCGCCGCCGCGCGCGCCTTCGGTCTCGACTTCGTCCCGGTCGCGCAGGAGCCCTACGACCTCGTCCTGCGCGCCGACGCCGTCGACGACCCGCTGCTGGCCCCGCTCTGGGACCTCCTCGCCGACCCCGGGTTCCGGGCCGAGGTCGAGGCCCTCGGCGGGTACTCCTGCGCCGAGACCGGGCTCCGCATCCGGTGA
- a CDS encoding serine/threonine-protein kinase: MADAGPAADAGPVVVGARLGDRYTLTRLIGTGGMASVWAAHDPRLEREVAIKVISDTLALDATFVERFAREARIAAALAHPHVVSVFDYGAHGGRPYLVMEYVAGGTLSARLKDGRRDWDPATLTRELLDALGYIHAAGILHRDLKPANVLVGADGRARLTDFGIAHLADGTKLTSTGYVVGTEKYLAPEVRRGGAPTVVADLHGLGVLLRECGVAEAGPVFAALIDRLTDPDPARRPRSAADALALLDRPAGPGPDPGPTVPMPVGDPAPTEALLAPTEVAPTEAYPPPDAPAGRRPARGAAVAAVLVVGAVLLGGAALLSGDDGSDGLRTPPAGGSVSEQLDQLDEAIDRARR; this comes from the coding sequence ATGGCTGACGCGGGGCCGGCGGCCGACGCGGGCCCGGTGGTCGTCGGGGCGCGGCTGGGGGACCGGTACACGCTGACCCGGCTGATCGGCACCGGTGGCATGGCCTCGGTGTGGGCGGCGCACGACCCGCGGCTGGAGCGCGAGGTCGCGATCAAGGTCATCTCCGACACGCTCGCGCTCGACGCCACCTTCGTGGAGCGGTTCGCGCGGGAGGCCCGGATCGCCGCCGCGCTGGCGCACCCGCACGTGGTCAGCGTCTTCGACTACGGCGCCCACGGCGGCCGGCCGTACCTGGTGATGGAGTACGTCGCGGGCGGGACACTCTCCGCGCGGCTCAAGGACGGGCGCCGCGACTGGGACCCGGCGACGCTGACGCGCGAACTGCTCGACGCGCTGGGCTACATCCACGCCGCGGGGATCCTGCATCGCGACCTCAAGCCCGCGAACGTCCTCGTCGGCGCCGACGGCCGGGCCCGGCTCACGGACTTCGGCATCGCGCACCTCGCGGACGGCACAAAACTGACCAGCACCGGGTACGTCGTCGGCACCGAGAAGTACCTCGCCCCCGAGGTGCGCCGCGGCGGGGCGCCGACGGTCGTCGCCGACCTGCACGGGCTCGGCGTCCTCCTGCGTGAGTGCGGGGTGGCGGAGGCGGGCCCGGTCTTCGCCGCGCTGATCGACCGGCTCACCGACCCCGACCCCGCCCGGCGACCCCGCTCGGCGGCGGACGCCCTCGCGCTGCTCGACCGCCCCGCGGGCCCGGGCCCCGACCCCGGTCCCACGGTCCCGATGCCGGTGGGCGACCCCGCTCCGACCGAGGCGCTGCTGGCTCCGACCGAGGTCGCTCCGACCGAGGCGTACCCGCCGCCGGACGCGCCGGCCGGGCGTCGGCCGGCGCGCGGGGCTGCGGTGGCCGCGGTGCTCGTGGTGGGGGCGGTTCTGCTCGGCGGGGCAGCGCTCCTCTCCGGGGACGACGGGTCGGACGGGCTGCGCACCCCGCCCGCCGGGGGTTCGGTGAGCGAGCAGCTCGACCAGCTCGACGAGGCGATCGACCGCGCCCGCCGGTAA
- a CDS encoding molybdopterin-binding protein, with amino-acid sequence MTGREFFTARTVGEALVGFRPERRTAVEPVPLDGALGRVPAADVRADAPLPGFARSTVDGYAVRAADTYGASDGLPSYLDLAGAVRMGAAPTVTVTPGRCAAIPTGAVLPAGADAVVMVEYTAETMPGTVEVTRPVAPGSGVVQPDDDVAVGAVLVPAGRPLRAPDLGLLAAAGVTTVDVHARPRVAILSTGDEVVPSDTKELTVGQVRDATASALAGLIREAGGDPVYAGIVPDDEGALRSALTDALGAADLVVVSAGSSVGARDETAAAVSALGEVWCHGLALKPGKPTMLAECAGVPLIGLPGNPLSALVVFRLLGVPLVRRLAGCDRPPPAPRVRARLARDLPSAAGRLDVVQVTVTEDPDGTCRAEPLFGPSALLSVLARADGYLVVPEPATGLDAGTDVEVVLHA; translated from the coding sequence ATGACGGGGCGGGAGTTCTTCACGGCCCGGACCGTCGGCGAGGCGCTGGTCGGATTCCGACCGGAGCGGCGAACCGCGGTGGAACCGGTGCCGCTCGACGGCGCGCTCGGCCGCGTCCCGGCGGCGGACGTCCGCGCGGACGCGCCCCTGCCCGGCTTCGCCCGCTCGACGGTCGACGGCTACGCCGTGCGCGCGGCCGACACCTACGGGGCGTCCGACGGCCTGCCGTCCTACCTCGACCTTGCCGGGGCCGTGCGGATGGGCGCGGCGCCCACGGTGACCGTCACTCCCGGGCGCTGCGCGGCGATCCCGACCGGGGCCGTGCTGCCGGCCGGTGCGGACGCCGTGGTGATGGTCGAGTACACCGCCGAGACGATGCCGGGCACGGTGGAGGTCACTCGCCCCGTGGCCCCCGGTTCCGGGGTCGTGCAGCCCGACGACGACGTCGCGGTGGGTGCGGTGCTCGTGCCGGCGGGCCGCCCGCTGCGCGCCCCCGACCTCGGGCTGCTGGCCGCCGCCGGGGTGACGACCGTCGACGTCCACGCCCGGCCGCGGGTGGCGATCCTCTCCACCGGGGACGAGGTGGTTCCCTCGGACACAAAGGAGTTGACGGTTGGTCAGGTCCGGGACGCCACAGCGAGCGCGTTGGCGGGCCTGATCCGCGAGGCGGGCGGTGACCCGGTGTACGCCGGGATCGTTCCCGACGACGAGGGGGCGTTGCGGTCGGCGCTCACCGACGCGCTCGGCGCCGCGGACCTCGTCGTGGTGTCCGCCGGCTCCTCCGTCGGGGCCCGGGACGAGACCGCCGCGGCGGTGTCCGCCCTCGGCGAGGTGTGGTGCCACGGGCTCGCGCTGAAGCCGGGGAAACCGACGATGCTCGCCGAGTGCGCGGGCGTCCCGCTGATCGGTCTGCCGGGCAACCCGCTCTCGGCCCTGGTCGTGTTCCGGCTGCTCGGCGTCCCCCTCGTCCGGCGTCTCGCCGGGTGTGACCGGCCCCCGCCCGCCCCGCGGGTCCGGGCCCGGCTCGCGCGCGACCTGCCCTCGGCCGCCGGCCGGCTCGACGTCGTCCAGGTGACCGTGACCGAGGACCCGGACGGCACCTGTCGGGCCGAACCCCTGTTCGGACCGTCCGCCCTGTTGTCCGTCCTCGCCCGTGCCGACGGTTACCTCGTCGTCCCCGAACCGGCCACGGGCCTCGACGCGGGTACGGACGTCGAGGTCGTCCTCCACGCGTGA